The sequence CTGGCTCCTGGTCGGCGGCGCGGGCCGGAGAGAGGGCAGCGAGGGGGAGGGCCGCGACGGCGAGAGCGGCGATGCCGAGGCGCATGCGGCGGCGCACCGTTGTCCTGGCGGTATTGCGGACCTGTACCCGGTCGGTCATCTTCGACTCCATCCATGGATGTGGACGCGACAGAGCTGGAAATGTCACGCCTTGTCATGTGATTGGCACTTTCCGTGCCTGGGGTCGAACGTAACCGGCCTCGTTCGAGGCGGCCATGCGGATGCCGACTGTTGTCCGCCGAACGGTTACCGGCACGGCTCGTATCCGACGATGCCTATAAGCGCGGCTCGTCACGACCATGTCGTTCGCTGGTCACAACGCTCTCTTGATGGAATTTTCGGGGTCGACCGGATGGCTGGACGGGCCCGGCTGACGCGCAACGGGTCGGTGGGTGATCGTCAGCTCGGTGGCGGCGGCCGTCATGGTGAGGGTTTCGAGCATGAGGGGTCGGGCGTCGGTCTGGGTGCGGGTGACGCGCTGGGAGATGAGCAGGGGTGTGTTCTCGGGGACGTGGAGTGCGGCTCGTTCGTCGGGGTTGGGCATGCGGGCACTGATGCCTTCGTGCCATTCGACGGGGCCGTGCGCTGCGGCGAGTGCGGCGTAGGCGTCGGTGTTGAACAGTTCGGGGTGCTTGGCCAGGACGGTGCCGGTGATGCGTTCCATGGGCAGCAGTCCGCTGTAGCGGGCGCGTAGTCCGCTGGCCTCGTGGGTGTAGAGGCGCTGGACGAGGAAGGCGGCGTCGCCCTCGTCGGCGGCGAGGGTCTCGGCGGCGGTGGCTTCGAGGCGGACCCGGTAGACGGTGGGTTCCTCGGCGTCGTGCCATCCGGCGGGGCAGTGGTACTGGTCGCCGGCGCACACGACGGTGCGTTCGATGTTGATCGTCGCGCTCTGCTCGGGCTGGGGGCCCCGGACGAAGGTGCCGCGTCCCTGCTGGACGTCCAGGAGGCCGTCCGCCCGCAGTTCCGCGACGGCCTGGCGGACGGTGGGTCGTGAGACGCCGTACTGAGCGGTGAGTTTGTCCTCGGTGGGGATGCGCTCGCCGGGTCGCCATGTGCCCTTGGCGATGGCCTTGCGCATCTCGCGCGCGACCTGCTTGTAGAGGGCTTGCCCCTTCACAACAGCCACTTCGGCCCCTCCGGCTGCGGACCGTTCGTGTCCGCCCTGGTCGTTATCAAATCGTGACATGGTGCGGGTTGCCGCTGATCAGCCCGCGTGTCGGGGGCCCGGAATCAGCAGTCGTCAGGATGAATGCCCTTGTCTTCCGCGTCAAGTGGGCTCATGCTCGTCCTCCCGCCGAATTCATCATGATGACTGATGAATTTGGCTCTGACTCGGGAGGGGTGGAAGGGGCATGACCTTGAAGAACCTGCCGCTGGACGCCGCGAGGCTGGGTGTCGCGCTGTGCGTGTCGGTGGAAGCGAAGACGGACCCGGAGACGGGTGTGATCAAGACGGACCGGGACGGCAAGGCGGTGTGGGCGGTGGGTGTCGCGGTGCGGCCGGAGGGCCGGAAGACGGCGCTCATCGAGGTGTCGGTGACCGGTGAGCCCTCGGGGATCGAGGTGGGGCAGGTGGTGAGCCTGGTCGGGCTGGAAGCGTTCTGGTGGGAGATGAACGGCCGGGCGGGGCTGGCGTACCGGGCGGAGTCGGTGGTGGCGGCGCCGCCTGCCGCCAGGCCGGCGGTGGAGCGGCCCGCTTCGGGTGGGGCTGCGAAGTGAGCGGGCGTCTGAGCGACGGTCGCGACTGGCGGGACCTGCGCGAGCGGCTGAGCGACTTGGGCGAGCTGGCCGGTGAGTTGGGGCCGGAGATGGCGTGGGGTCGGGCCCGGTTCCTGTTCGCGATCGTGGCGCCGATGGCGGAGGACGCGGCGCTGCTGGCGCGGGACCTGGAGAGCGAGTTGCGGGCGCTGGCGATCGAACACGGTGTGCCGCTGCCTGCGCCGGAGGGCATCGAGGGCGGTGGTTCCGGTGAGTGAGGAACGCTGGCGGGCCCTGGTGGGTCCGGGCCGGGCGAAGAGGGAGTCCCGTCCGGCGGTGCCCGGTATGGCGGACTGGTCCACGCGGGCGTGTGCCGCGCTGATCGAGGTCTCGATCGCCGGGGGGATCATGACGACCTACACGGCCGTGCTGTTATACGCGCGCCCGCCGCTGGCGCTGCTGCAACTGCTCGCGATGCTCGTGAACTTCGACATGCAGTCGCTCTACAAGGTTCTGTACTGGGTGCTGCCGCTGGCGTTCCTGGTGTGGCAGTGGGCGCTGCGGGGTCGCACGGGTCAGTCGCTGGGGCAGCGGGTGATGCGGATCGTGACCGTGGATGAGGACACCGCCCGGCCGCTGGGTCCGGCGCGCTCGATCGTGCGGAGCCTGCTGCACGTGGTGGACATCGCGCCGGGGTTCTTCGGGTTCGTGCGCCCGCTGGTGCACCACCGACGCCAGACCTGGGCGGATCAGATCAGCCGCTCGGTCGTCGTCGACGTCGACGTCATCAACGCCATTGCGGAGGTGCGCAAGTGAACGCGGTGGAGAACAGGGTGGTGCTGGCGGCCGGGGCGACGTCGTTGCCGCCGATCGTGTGGCTGCTGGGCGCTCTCGTGGTGGCGGCCATGGTGCTGGGGGTGCTGTCGCCGTGGTTGCGGCGGCGTTCGCCGAACCTGTGGTGGCTGCTGTGGGGGTTCCCGGTGACGGTGGTCCGCTTCCGGTGGACGTGGCGGCGGCTGGCGGATGTGCAGGGGCTGTCGGTGCCGGGGCGTCCGCCGGCGGTTCTGCTGGGCGCGGTGGTGGTGCAGGGTCGGGCGTTGAAGCCGGTCAAGCCCCGGGCGGGGGTGCCGCGTTGGCGGCGGGGCGGACTGTCGGTCAAGGTCCGCCTGCATTCCGGGCAGACGCCGGAGGAGTACGCGGCGGCCTGCGGAGCCATGGCTCACGCGTGGCGGGTGTTCGCGGTGCGGGCGGTGTCCGACACCCGGGGAACGGTGTGGCTGGTGGCGAACGCCTGGGATCCGCTGAGTCGTCCGGCGGAGCCGTTCCGGGGGTCGGTGGGGCTGCTGTCGGCGGTGGTCGGGGTCTGGGAGGACGGTGGGCGCTGGCTGGTGAACCTGCGCCGGGTCCCGCACTGGTTGGTCGTCGGCGCGACGCAGTCCGGCAAGTCGACGCTGCTGGCCTCGCTGGTGGCCCAGTGGTCCCGGCAGCCGGTGGCCCTGGTCGGCATCGACCTCAAGGGCGGCATGGAACTGGGCCTGTTCGCGCCGCGTCTGACGGCGCTCGCGACCAGTCGCCGCGATGCGGTGGATCTGCTGGACGTGCTGGTGGAAGTGACCATGGGGCGGATGGCGCTGTGCCGTGCGACGGGCGTCCGTTCGGTGTGGGAACTCCCCGACAAGCAGCAGCCGGTTCCGATCGTCGTGCTGGTGGACGAGGTCGCGGAGCTGTACCTGACGGCGACGAGCGCGGACAAGGCCGAGGTGTCGCAGGTGTCGACGGCGCTGCTGCGACTGGGTCAGTTGGGGGCGGCGCTGGGTGTGCACCTGATCGTCGCCGGCCAGCGGTTCGGCTCGGACCTGGGTCCGGGGGCGACGTCGCTGCGGGCCCAGCTGGCGGGGCGGGCCTGCTTCCGGGTGGCGGACAAGGGCACGGCGGAGATGACCTTGGGTGATCTCGATGCGGGCGCGGTGGACGCGGTGCAGTCGATCCCGGTCTCGATGCCGGGGGTGGCGGTGGCCCTGGGGGCGCCGGACGGTGGGTGGATGCGGGCCCGCTCGTTCCTGGTGACGCCGGAGGAGGCGGAGGAGGTGGCCGTGCGGTTCGCCCATCTGCGGCCGTCGGTGGGCCAGTTGTATGCCGGATCGGCCGGGGCGGGGGGTCTGTCGTGAACGTGGCCCTGCCGCTGACGGCGTTCCTGGCGGTGGTCGTCGCGCTGCTGGTCCGCTCGCGCGAGCTGAAGATCTGGCATGTGCTCCTGGTGGGGGTGTTCGGGTTCTTCCTGGCTCAGACGCACTTGGCCGACCCGATCGGGGACGCGGTGCGCTGGCTGGTCACGGGCCTGACGCACTCCGGGGACCCGTCGGTGCCCTCGACGCCCACCGCTCCGCATTCGTGATCGTCCCGCCGCCTTCGGTCCTGCCGGTCGTCCCGGTGTGGCCGGGGGCGGCCCGTTCTGCTCGGGGGTGGTTCTCGATGAACGGTCCTTTCGACGGTCCTGCGGCCCGGCGTGCGTACCTGGTCCAGGAGGAGAGGGTTCGACACCTGGGTGAGGTGGACCGTGATCTGGTCCGGCTGGGGCAGATGCCGGGTTTGGCGCGGTGGTTGGAGCAGATCGCGGCGACCGGGGGGTGTGCGCGTCCGGTGTACCTGCGGGGGATGTCGGCGACGTTCGACGCCGCTTCGGGTGAGCTGGTTCGCCGGTACGACACGGCCGGTGAGCCCGGGGAGCGGCTGGCGCTGCGGTGCCGCAACCGGCGCGCTTCTCGCTGCGGGCCGTGCTCGTGGCTGCATCAGGGCGACAGCTGGCACCTGGTGCACGCCGGGCTCGCCGGCGGGAAGGGTGTCCCGCAGGACGTGCAGCTGCACCCGTCGGTGTTCCTGACGCTGACGGCGCCCTCGTTCGGCCGGGTCCACCGGGCGGGCGGCTGCCACCGTGAACGCCCCGGTGTCTGCGCGCACGGGCGGGCGCTCGGGTGCGGCCGGATCCACCCGGAGAACGGTGGCCTCGTCGGGGCTCCGGTGTGTACGGAGTGCTACGACTACCCGGGTCA comes from Streptomyces sp. TLI_053 and encodes:
- a CDS encoding GntR family transcriptional regulator — protein: MAVVKGQALYKQVAREMRKAIAKGTWRPGERIPTEDKLTAQYGVSRPTVRQAVAELRADGLLDVQQGRGTFVRGPQPEQSATINIERTVVCAGDQYHCPAGWHDAEEPTVYRVRLEATAAETLAADEGDAAFLVQRLYTHEASGLRARYSGLLPMERITGTVLAKHPELFNTDAYAALAAAHGPVEWHEGISARMPNPDERAALHVPENTPLLISQRVTRTQTDARPLMLETLTMTAAATELTITHRPVARQPGPSSHPVDPENSIKRAL
- a CDS encoding RDD family protein, which gives rise to MADWSTRACAALIEVSIAGGIMTTYTAVLLYARPPLALLQLLAMLVNFDMQSLYKVLYWVLPLAFLVWQWALRGRTGQSLGQRVMRIVTVDEDTARPLGPARSIVRSLLHVVDIAPGFFGFVRPLVHHRRQTWADQISRSVVVDVDVINAIAEVRK
- a CDS encoding FtsK/SpoIIIE domain-containing protein translates to MVLAAGATSLPPIVWLLGALVVAAMVLGVLSPWLRRRSPNLWWLLWGFPVTVVRFRWTWRRLADVQGLSVPGRPPAVLLGAVVVQGRALKPVKPRAGVPRWRRGGLSVKVRLHSGQTPEEYAAACGAMAHAWRVFAVRAVSDTRGTVWLVANAWDPLSRPAEPFRGSVGLLSAVVGVWEDGGRWLVNLRRVPHWLVVGATQSGKSTLLASLVAQWSRQPVALVGIDLKGGMELGLFAPRLTALATSRRDAVDLLDVLVEVTMGRMALCRATGVRSVWELPDKQQPVPIVVLVDEVAELYLTATSADKAEVSQVSTALLRLGQLGAALGVHLIVAGQRFGSDLGPGATSLRAQLAGRACFRVADKGTAEMTLGDLDAGAVDAVQSIPVSMPGVAVALGAPDGGWMRARSFLVTPEEAEEVAVRFAHLRPSVGQLYAGSAGAGGLS